The following are from one region of the Paenibacillus sabinae T27 genome:
- the queA gene encoding tRNA preQ1(34) S-adenosylmethionine ribosyltransferase-isomerase QueA: MHVDLYDFHLPEELIAQTPLSDRSASRLLTLDMRSGKTEHRHFTDILEELRPGDTLVLNDTRVIPARLFGIKEDTGAKAEVLLLKSLDEDRWEALVKPGKKLKTGAVISFGEELRAVIEEESDMGGRTLRFMYNGIFQEILDRLGTMPLPPYIKEKLDDRERYQTVYARNEGSAAAPTAGLHFTEELLDKIKAKGVNLAYITLHVGLGTFRPMSVETVEEHVMHAEFFMLSQETADILNEAREKGSRIVAVGTTSCRTLETVGGMFKGEPLEACSGWTDIFIYPGYEFKLVDALITNFHLPKSTLVMLVSALAGRENILAAYQEAIEQKYRFFSFGDAMFIY, encoded by the coding sequence ATGCATGTGGATTTGTATGATTTTCATCTGCCGGAAGAACTGATTGCCCAGACTCCGCTTTCAGACCGGAGCGCTTCAAGGCTGCTTACGCTGGACATGCGGAGCGGGAAGACGGAGCATCGGCATTTTACGGATATTCTTGAAGAACTGCGGCCGGGCGATACGCTTGTGCTGAATGATACGAGAGTCATTCCTGCCCGGTTGTTCGGCATAAAGGAAGACACGGGAGCTAAGGCCGAGGTGCTGCTGCTCAAGAGCTTGGACGAAGACCGGTGGGAGGCTCTGGTGAAACCGGGCAAAAAGCTGAAGACCGGCGCCGTCATTTCCTTTGGCGAGGAACTCCGGGCGGTAATTGAGGAAGAAAGCGACATGGGCGGGCGTACGCTGCGGTTCATGTACAATGGAATCTTCCAGGAGATTCTGGACCGGCTCGGAACGATGCCGCTTCCGCCTTATATCAAGGAGAAGCTGGATGACCGGGAACGGTATCAGACCGTATATGCCCGAAATGAAGGCTCGGCGGCCGCGCCTACGGCCGGGTTGCATTTTACGGAGGAGCTGCTGGATAAGATTAAGGCAAAAGGGGTCAATCTGGCCTATATTACCCTTCATGTCGGGCTGGGCACGTTCCGTCCGATGTCCGTAGAAACGGTTGAGGAGCATGTCATGCATGCGGAATTTTTCATGCTGTCTCAGGAAACGGCGGATATACTGAACGAGGCCCGGGAGAAGGGAAGCCGGATTGTGGCGGTTGGAACGACTTCCTGCCGTACGCTGGAGACGGTCGGGGGCATGTTTAAGGGCGAACCGCTTGAAGCATGCAGCGGCTGGACGGATATTTTTATCTATCCGGGGTATGAATTCAAGCTGGTAGACGCCCTGATTACGAATTTTCATCTGCCGAAATCAACGCTGGTTATGCTGGTCAGCGCCCTGGCGGGCAGGGAAAATATCCTTGCTGCCTATCAAGAGGCAATTGAGCAGAAATACCGGTTTTTCAGTTTCGGCGACGCAATGTTCATTTACTAA
- the tgt gene encoding tRNA guanosine(34) transglycosylase Tgt — protein MAAITYEHIKTCKQSGARLGRVHTPHGVIETPTFMPVGTQATVKTMSPEELKEMDAQIILSNTYHLFLRPGHDIVREAGGLHKFMNWDRPILTDSGGFQVFSLSEMRKITEEGVHFRSHLNGDKKFLSPEVAMEIQNALGSDIMMAFDECPPYPAEYDYVKKSLERTTRWAERCLKSHARPHDQGLFAIVQGGMYEDLRRQSAAELTSMDFPGYAIGGLSVGESKQIMYEVLDYTVPLLPQDKPRYLMGVGSPDALVEGAIRGVDMFDCVLPTRIARNGTTMTSQGRLVVRNAQYARDFGPLDPECGCYTCRNYSRAYLRHLIKSDETFGLRLTTYHNLYFLLELMRKVRKAIMEDRLLDFRDEFFAQYGLHENSKGF, from the coding sequence ATGGCAGCAATTACTTACGAGCACATTAAGACATGCAAACAGTCGGGGGCCCGTCTCGGAAGAGTTCACACTCCGCATGGGGTGATTGAGACCCCTACTTTTATGCCGGTGGGCACCCAGGCAACGGTCAAAACGATGAGTCCCGAAGAGCTTAAGGAAATGGATGCGCAGATCATTCTGAGCAATACGTACCATCTGTTCCTCCGCCCGGGTCATGATATCGTCCGCGAAGCCGGGGGCTTGCACAAATTCATGAACTGGGACCGTCCGATTCTGACCGACAGCGGCGGGTTTCAAGTATTCTCTCTGAGTGAGATGCGTAAAATCACGGAGGAGGGCGTTCACTTCCGCTCCCATCTGAACGGGGATAAGAAATTTTTGTCTCCGGAGGTTGCGATGGAGATACAGAACGCGCTGGGCTCCGACATTATGATGGCCTTCGACGAGTGTCCTCCCTATCCGGCGGAATACGACTATGTAAAAAAATCGCTGGAACGGACGACACGCTGGGCCGAGCGCTGCCTGAAGAGCCATGCCCGTCCCCATGATCAGGGCTTGTTCGCTATCGTTCAAGGAGGCATGTATGAAGATCTTCGCCGGCAGAGCGCTGCCGAGTTGACTTCCATGGATTTCCCGGGGTATGCTATTGGAGGACTCAGTGTCGGAGAATCAAAGCAAATTATGTACGAAGTACTGGATTACACGGTTCCGCTCCTGCCGCAGGACAAGCCGCGCTATTTGATGGGCGTTGGTTCTCCTGACGCGTTGGTGGAAGGCGCAATCCGGGGTGTTGACATGTTCGATTGCGTGCTGCCGACCCGTATTGCCCGCAATGGTACGACCATGACCAGCCAGGGAAGACTCGTTGTCCGAAATGCGCAGTATGCCCGAGACTTCGGGCCGCTCGATCCGGAATGCGGCTGTTACACCTGCCGTAATTATTCGCGTGCGTATTTACGTCATTTGATCAAGAGCGATGAGACCTTCGGACTCCGTTTAACGACCTATCATAATTTGTACTTCCTGTTGGAACTGATGCGTAAAGTGCGTAAAGCCATCATGGAAGACCGGCTGCTGGATTTTCGCGATGAGTTTTTCGCACAATACGGTTTACATGAGAATTCAAAAGGTTTCTAA
- a CDS encoding phosphatase PAP2 family protein — protein MLYESMNTVSWFTVVIVFLLIGLVSRQNPFKAVVYLAKEILRSYKLVLLIAGMSGVLALNKYELQIEKKMHLTSDFTGFVFGLEGHFVQGVQHLFYAPWLTPIIVFFYVFMLQSVLAASLGVYLMDKNRLLLYATCYAVILNYAIAIPFYLYFPVNEVWSYAPAGVRFVMLDVFPRFEQEYRALSGLDNCFPSLHTSISLTSALLAFRSGNRRWMTIAGISAAVIIFGIFYLGIHWLTDMVGGTLLAVLSTSLGVQLAKLTLRESEPALRVGSEAAPFQ, from the coding sequence TTGCTTTATGAGTCTATGAATACTGTTTCATGGTTTACCGTAGTGATCGTCTTTCTGCTGATCGGCCTCGTCTCCCGCCAAAATCCTTTCAAGGCAGTGGTCTACCTGGCCAAAGAAATCCTTCGATCCTACAAACTCGTGCTTTTGATCGCTGGAATGTCCGGCGTGCTGGCCCTTAACAAGTACGAGCTGCAAATTGAGAAAAAAATGCATCTGACATCCGATTTTACCGGATTTGTGTTCGGCCTCGAAGGACATTTCGTTCAGGGTGTACAGCATCTATTTTACGCTCCGTGGCTGACTCCAATTATTGTTTTCTTTTATGTGTTTATGCTTCAATCGGTGCTTGCCGCCTCGCTCGGCGTGTATCTGATGGACAAAAACCGTCTGCTGCTGTATGCGACTTGCTACGCCGTAATACTAAATTACGCGATTGCCATTCCTTTTTATCTGTATTTTCCGGTAAATGAGGTCTGGTCCTATGCACCCGCAGGGGTCCGGTTCGTGATGCTGGACGTATTTCCGAGATTTGAACAGGAGTACCGGGCATTGTCCGGACTTGATAATTGCTTTCCAAGCCTTCACACCTCGATTTCCCTGACATCGGCGCTGCTGGCTTTCCGGTCGGGCAACCGGCGCTGGATGACAATCGCGGGCATTTCCGCCGCCGTCATTATTTTCGGCATTTTCTATCTGGGTATTCACTGGCTTACCGATATGGTTGGCGGGACTCTGCTGGCTGTGCTTTCCACCTCCCTCGGCGTTCAGCTTGCCAAGCTTACGCTCCGCGAAAGCGAGCCTGCGCTCAGGGTTGGCAGCGAAGCTGCTCCTTTTCAATAG
- the yajC gene encoding preprotein translocase subunit YajC produces MFQYAAAAGSQSSNILGLVGPFVLMFVVFYFLLIRPQQKKTKTRNAMLKSLKKGDKVVTIGGLHGTIMEISDDIVVLRVNDVTKLTFDRGSISHSVATEADSK; encoded by the coding sequence ATGTTTCAATACGCTGCAGCTGCAGGGTCCCAGTCTTCGAATATTTTGGGACTCGTCGGGCCGTTTGTCCTGATGTTTGTCGTGTTCTACTTCCTGTTGATCCGTCCTCAGCAGAAGAAGACCAAGACGCGCAACGCCATGTTAAAGAGTTTGAAAAAGGGTGACAAGGTTGTAACGATCGGCGGCCTTCACGGCACGATTATGGAGATTTCCGACGATATCGTCGTGCTCCGGGTGAATGATGTGACCAAGTTGACCTTTGACCGCGGTTCGATCAGCCATTCAGTGGCAACGGAAGCGGATTCAAAGTAA